The proteins below are encoded in one region of Polynucleobacter sp. AP-Elch-400A-B2:
- a CDS encoding MipA/OmpV family protein, which produces MIECRKLTVSLLLICFLSSTSVVYAANSVDSDIPNGIPDRIVGDIGAAVYSTNLNIGSYGTQSAALPYGFFDYKRFAMRIDQLAFKTLPVGYGFLEIVGKVDPDSYKVKSTINAQTINKGYQVPIGLGTFQDTPIGAFFLNAYHDFGKSKGNLLEVNYFGEIELISKVTLYPQVGMERQSGSFANYYYGVTPEQAQATGYRAFTASSSNNPLAGFLLEIPVVEDWYLNLYVKRKWLGSGVNNSPVLTRSFQDTMFMALAYRFK; this is translated from the coding sequence ATGATTGAATGTAGAAAACTAACCGTAAGCTTGTTATTAATTTGTTTTTTATCGAGCACATCTGTTGTTTACGCTGCAAATAGCGTAGATTCTGATATTCCAAACGGGATTCCAGACCGTATTGTGGGCGATATCGGAGCTGCTGTGTACAGCACTAATCTGAATATTGGCAGCTATGGTACCCAATCAGCGGCATTACCCTATGGATTTTTTGATTACAAGCGCTTTGCCATGCGCATTGATCAGTTGGCCTTTAAAACTTTGCCTGTCGGATATGGATTCCTTGAAATCGTTGGTAAAGTCGATCCTGATTCTTATAAGGTCAAGTCAACCATTAATGCTCAAACAATTAACAAAGGCTATCAAGTACCCATTGGCCTTGGAACATTTCAAGATACTCCTATTGGGGCATTCTTTCTGAATGCCTATCATGACTTTGGTAAGTCTAAAGGCAATTTACTTGAGGTTAATTATTTTGGGGAAATCGAGTTAATTAGTAAAGTTACCCTCTATCCGCAAGTAGGCATGGAGCGTCAATCAGGCTCTTTTGCGAATTACTACTATGGAGTCACTCCTGAGCAGGCGCAAGCTACTGGATACCGAGCGTTTACAGCATCTAGTTCAAATAACCCATTAGCAGGATTTTTACTTGAAATACCAGTAGTAGAGGACTGGTACCTTAACCTATACGTCAAACGAAAGTGGTTAGGTTCTGGAGTCAACAACAGCCCAGTTCTAACTCGTTCATTTCAAGATACGATGTTTATGGCGCTTGCTTATCGTTTTAAATAA
- a CDS encoding M48 family metallopeptidase: MSIRTFWILAVVALLSACASTTRSGAVGVNRSQFMMASSEEVNRLSAVSYNEQNKKAKEKNILVTSGPAYDRLKFIANRLIPQTEAFRDDTKQWDWRLTLIDAPVLNATCAPGGKITFYTGIIEQLNLNDDEIAAIMGHEIAHALREHGRERVSQAVAQNVLVNIAMAVAGPYGSAVSAANQVAQYAIILPNSRENESEADAIGLELAARAGYNPMGAISVWQKMLKATKGSSSPEFLSTHPSGETRIEQLTALMPAVEPLYKVAPKPGLTK; the protein is encoded by the coding sequence TTGAGCATTCGTACTTTTTGGATCCTTGCAGTTGTTGCTTTACTCTCGGCGTGCGCTAGCACTACCCGCTCGGGAGCGGTCGGAGTTAACCGATCTCAATTTATGATGGCTTCTTCGGAAGAGGTTAATCGACTTTCTGCAGTGAGCTATAACGAGCAAAATAAAAAAGCAAAAGAGAAAAATATACTGGTCACCTCTGGCCCTGCCTATGATCGGTTGAAGTTCATTGCTAATAGGTTGATTCCGCAGACCGAAGCATTCCGAGATGACACCAAGCAATGGGATTGGCGGCTAACCCTAATCGATGCCCCCGTACTAAATGCTACCTGCGCACCCGGTGGAAAGATTACTTTTTACACCGGAATTATTGAGCAACTGAATTTAAATGATGATGAAATTGCAGCCATCATGGGCCATGAAATTGCTCATGCCTTAAGAGAGCATGGTCGGGAGCGCGTATCCCAAGCGGTTGCACAAAACGTCTTGGTGAATATAGCAATGGCCGTAGCCGGCCCCTATGGCTCGGCAGTGAGCGCTGCAAATCAAGTAGCTCAATATGCAATTATTTTGCCAAATTCAAGAGAGAATGAATCTGAAGCTGATGCCATTGGATTGGAGCTCGCAGCAAGAGCGGGATACAACCCTATGGGCGCAATTAGCGTTTGGCAAAAAATGTTGAAGGCAACCAAAGGTAGTAGCTCTCCAGAATTCTTATCCACCCACCCTTCTGGCGAAACCCGAATCGAGCAACTCACTGCGCTAATGCCGGCAGTTGAGCCTCTGTACAAAGTGGCACCAAAACCAGGGCTCACAAAGTAA
- a CDS encoding DUF2147 domain-containing protein, producing MTNPLQIIKKFSQLTVLSAFLFISYGNAQSLDPVLGIWKTIDEKTNQPSSLIRLDEKNGELIGTVTELIPSPGETLVTHCNLCKDERKGKPIIGMIIMKGLRKSSPGVWLGGEILDPEEGEIYKVKITIVNDKTLDVRGYIGIPLLGRTQKWVR from the coding sequence ATGACTAACCCATTGCAAATCATTAAAAAATTTTCCCAACTCACAGTTTTAAGTGCTTTCCTTTTCATAAGTTATGGCAATGCACAATCATTGGACCCAGTGCTTGGTATTTGGAAAACGATTGATGAGAAAACAAATCAACCCTCTTCATTAATTCGATTAGACGAGAAAAATGGTGAACTAATCGGCACCGTTACTGAGTTGATTCCCAGCCCTGGCGAAACACTGGTCACCCACTGCAATTTGTGCAAAGATGAGCGAAAAGGCAAGCCTATTATCGGAATGATAATCATGAAAGGTCTTAGAAAGTCCAGCCCGGGAGTTTGGTTGGGTGGAGAAATTTTAGACCCTGAGGAAGGTGAGATTTATAAGGTAAAAATCACCATAGTCAATGACAAAACATTGGATGTAAGAGGATATATTGGCATTCCATTGTTGGGTAGAACTCAAAAATGGGTACGTTAG